A genomic window from Streptomyces broussonetiae includes:
- a CDS encoding S1 family peptidase, with the protein MLRSVARALIRPLVLAAATSAIPLASTAPVAADSVVVGGFPIDVSQAPWTVALSSRDRFGGTRAGQFCGGVAIARTTVLTAAHCLAEDVLGSPPNRVRDFRVIAGRTDLLADRGEEVAVRDVRINPGYDSGTNAGDFAVLTLAEPLPRSAVVAMADAGDPAYTPGTQALVSGWGDTTGDGAYTRRLHAAHVRVLPDDLCARAYPGGPDGTYRAGSMLCAGEAAGGPDACQGDSGGPLVAAGRLIGLVSWGGGCGRAGNPGVYTRVSEIVRTLDAAPGGQKRSHGTH; encoded by the coding sequence CGTCCGCCATACCCCTGGCCAGCACGGCCCCCGTGGCCGCCGACAGCGTGGTGGTCGGGGGGTTTCCGATAGACGTCTCACAGGCTCCGTGGACGGTCGCGCTGTCGAGCCGTGACCGGTTCGGGGGTACGCGGGCGGGGCAGTTCTGCGGCGGTGTGGCGATCGCGCGGACCACCGTCCTCACCGCGGCCCACTGCCTGGCCGAGGACGTCCTCGGGTCTCCACCCAACCGGGTGCGCGACTTCAGGGTCATCGCGGGCCGTACGGACCTGCTGGCGGACCGGGGCGAGGAGGTCGCCGTACGGGACGTCCGGATCAACCCGGGGTACGACAGCGGGACCAACGCCGGCGACTTCGCCGTTCTCACGCTCGCCGAGCCGCTGCCGCGGAGCGCGGTCGTCGCCATGGCTGACGCGGGCGACCCGGCCTACACGCCGGGCACCCAGGCCCTGGTCTCGGGATGGGGTGACACGACCGGAGACGGTGCCTATACGCGTCGTCTGCACGCCGCACACGTGCGCGTGCTGCCGGACGACCTGTGCGCACGCGCCTACCCGGGCGGTCCCGACGGCACCTACCGGGCGGGCAGCATGCTCTGTGCCGGAGAGGCGGCCGGCGGCCCGGACGCGTGCCAGGGTGACAGTGGTGGCCCGCTGGTGGCAGCGGGGCGGCTGATCGGGCTCGTGTCATGGGGAGGCGGCTGCGGCAGGGCCGGGAACCCAGGGGTCTACACGCGCGTCTCCGAGATCGTGCGCACGCTGGATGCGGCCCCGGGCGGCCAGAAGCGCTCCCACGGGACCCACTGA
- a CDS encoding DUF7455 domain-containing protein: MTTVLTPASPLTAADRCDRCGAQAYLRVVLLSGGELLFCAHHGRKFEPELKKIAAEIQDETERLTSVPNTTSDEER; this comes from the coding sequence GTGACTACTGTTCTGACCCCCGCGAGCCCCCTGACGGCCGCCGATCGCTGCGACCGCTGCGGCGCCCAGGCATACCTGCGCGTCGTCCTGCTTAGCGGCGGAGAACTGCTCTTCTGCGCCCACCACGGTCGCAAGTTCGAGCCGGAACTCAAGAAGATCGCCGCTGAAATACAGGACGAGACGGAGCGGCTGACGTCCGTTCCCAACACCACTTCCGACGAAGAACGCTGA
- a CDS encoding DNA gyrase/topoisomerase IV subunit B produces MTADTSVPSTALLAGADRDGSNYTARHLLVLEGLEAVRKRPGMYIGSTDSRGLMHCLWEIIDNSVDEALAGVCDHIEVILHDDGSVEVRDNGRGIPVDVEPRTGLSGVEVVMTKLHAGGKFGGGSYAASGGLHGVGASVVNALSARLDVEVDRGGHTHAISFRRGVPGAFAADGAEAKFEAKSGLRKTKKVPKTRSGTRVRYWADRQIFLKDAKLSLDNLHQRARQTAFLVPGLTIVVRDELGLGEGGSKGEESFRFDGGISEFCEYLASDKPVCDVLRFSGKGTFKETVPVLDEHGQMTPTEVTRELGVDIAMRWGTGYDTTLRSFVNIIATPKGGTHVSGFEQSVTAVFNDVLRAKKLLRVAEDNIVKDDALEGLTAVVTVRLAEPQFEGQTKEVLGTSAARRIVNNVVAKELKAFLTATKRDAAAQARVVMEKVVAAARTRVAARQHKDAQRRKTALESSSLPAKLADCRSDDVDRSELFIVEGDSALGTAKLARNSEFQALLPIRGKILNVQRSSVTDMLKNAECGAIIQVIGAGSGRTFDIDQARYGKIIMMTDADVDGSHIRCLLLTLFQRYMRPMVEAGRVFAAVPPLHRVEIVQPRKGQDKYVYTYSDRELRDKLMEFQSKGIRYKDSIQRYKGLGEMDADQLAETTMDPRHRTLRRINLSDLEAAEQVFDLLMGNDVAPRKEFISSSAATLDRSRIDA; encoded by the coding sequence GTGACCGCCGATACGTCCGTGCCGTCCACAGCGCTGCTGGCAGGAGCAGACCGGGACGGTTCCAACTACACCGCGCGGCACCTGCTCGTCCTCGAGGGCCTCGAGGCCGTGCGCAAGCGCCCGGGCATGTACATCGGCTCGACCGACAGCCGTGGTCTGATGCACTGCCTCTGGGAGATCATCGACAACTCCGTGGACGAGGCCCTTGCGGGTGTCTGCGACCACATCGAGGTGATCCTCCACGACGACGGCTCCGTGGAGGTGCGCGACAACGGCCGGGGCATCCCCGTGGACGTCGAGCCCAGGACCGGCCTGTCCGGCGTCGAGGTCGTCATGACCAAGCTGCACGCAGGCGGCAAGTTCGGCGGCGGTTCGTACGCCGCCTCCGGTGGTCTGCACGGCGTGGGTGCCTCCGTGGTCAACGCCCTTTCCGCCCGTCTCGACGTCGAGGTGGACCGCGGCGGCCACACGCACGCCATCAGCTTCCGGAGGGGTGTGCCGGGCGCCTTCGCCGCCGATGGTGCCGAGGCGAAGTTCGAGGCCAAGAGCGGCCTGCGCAAGACCAAGAAGGTCCCCAAGACCCGCAGCGGTACGCGCGTGCGGTACTGGGCCGACCGGCAGATCTTCCTCAAGGACGCCAAGCTCTCCCTGGACAACCTGCACCAGCGTGCTCGGCAGACCGCGTTCCTGGTGCCGGGCCTGACGATCGTCGTCCGCGACGAACTCGGCCTGGGCGAGGGTGGCAGCAAGGGTGAGGAGTCCTTCCGCTTCGACGGCGGCATCAGTGAGTTCTGCGAGTACCTGGCGAGCGACAAGCCCGTCTGCGACGTCCTGCGCTTCTCGGGCAAGGGCACCTTCAAGGAGACCGTCCCCGTCCTGGACGAGCACGGGCAGATGACTCCCACCGAGGTCACCCGTGAACTGGGCGTGGACATCGCGATGCGCTGGGGCACGGGGTACGACACGACCCTCCGGTCCTTCGTCAACATCATCGCCACCCCCAAGGGCGGCACCCACGTCTCCGGCTTCGAGCAGTCCGTGACGGCGGTGTTCAACGATGTGCTGCGAGCCAAGAAGCTGCTGCGGGTGGCCGAGGACAACATCGTCAAGGACGACGCCCTGGAGGGGCTCACCGCCGTTGTGACCGTGCGCCTGGCCGAGCCGCAGTTCGAGGGCCAGACCAAGGAGGTCCTGGGTACTTCGGCGGCGCGCCGCATCGTGAACAACGTGGTCGCCAAGGAGCTGAAGGCGTTCCTGACCGCCACCAAGCGCGACGCCGCGGCGCAGGCCCGCGTCGTCATGGAGAAGGTCGTGGCCGCCGCCCGCACGCGCGTCGCGGCCCGCCAGCACAAGGACGCCCAGCGGCGCAAGACCGCCCTGGAGTCCTCGTCCCTGCCGGCGAAGCTCGCCGACTGCCGCAGTGACGACGTCGACCGCAGCGAGCTGTTCATCGTCGAGGGCGACTCCGCGCTGGGTACGGCCAAGCTGGCGCGGAACTCCGAGTTCCAGGCCCTGCTGCCGATCCGCGGCAAGATCCTCAACGTGCAGCGGTCCTCGGTGACCGACATGCTCAAGAACGCCGAGTGCGGCGCGATCATCCAGGTCATAGGAGCGGGCTCGGGCCGAACCTTCGACATCGACCAGGCCCGCTACGGCAAGATCATCATGATGACCGATGCCGATGTCGACGGCTCCCACATCCGCTGTCTGCTGCTCACGCTGTTCCAGCGCTACATGCGCCCCATGGTCGAGGCCGGCCGGGTCTTCGCCGCGGTGCCGCCGCTGCACCGGGTAGAGATCGTCCAGCCCAGGAAGGGCCAGGACAAGTACGTCTACACGTACTCCGACCGCGAGCTGCGCGACAAGCTCATGGAGTTCCAGAGCAAGGGCATTCGGTACAAGGACTCCATCCAGCGCTACAAGGGTCTGGGTGAGATGGACGCCGACCAGCTGGCCGAGACCACGATGGACCCGCGTCACCGCACCCTGCGCCGGATCAACCTTTCCGACCTGGAGGCCGCGGAGCAGGTCTTCGACCTGCTGATGGGCAACGACGTGGCACCCCGTAAGGAGTTCATCTCCAGCTCGGCGGCGACGCTGGACCGGTCGCGCATCGACGCGTAG
- a CDS encoding CcdC protein domain-containing protein: MSGLVNALVIVAVAAIVIARQFRARAINTDRRWWLLPVILAVVALREPGILDAHHRAESAVLLVVELLIGLAMGAGWAWTTRIWTAQDGVVWTKSTKASGAVWVVGIALRIGLFALGRGLGLHQDSAALMLGFAGTLLVRGGILVWRAQSLGTANRPAPAYGDGMRSARKERV, encoded by the coding sequence ATGTCCGGGCTCGTCAACGCGCTGGTGATCGTGGCCGTCGCCGCCATAGTGATAGCGCGGCAGTTCCGTGCCCGCGCGATCAACACTGACCGGCGCTGGTGGCTGCTGCCCGTGATCCTTGCTGTTGTCGCGCTGCGCGAGCCCGGCATTCTCGACGCCCACCACCGCGCCGAGTCCGCCGTACTGCTCGTGGTGGAGCTGCTCATCGGTCTTGCCATGGGTGCCGGCTGGGCCTGGACGACCCGCATCTGGACGGCTCAGGACGGTGTTGTGTGGACCAAGAGCACCAAGGCGAGCGGCGCCGTATGGGTCGTGGGCATAGCCCTGCGGATCGGGCTCTTCGCTCTTGGACGCGGGCTCGGCCTGCACCAGGACAGCGCTGCCCTCATGCTCGGCTTCGCTGGCACCCTGCTGGTCCGCGGCGGCATCCTCGTCTGGCGGGCCCAGTCTCTCGGCACCGCGAACCGTCCTGCCCCGGCGTACGGTGACGGCATGCGGTCGGCTCGGAAGGAGCGCGTGTGA
- a CDS encoding histidine kinase gives MTENLWTRWPSREALTREGISRPRRMLAWAVRLVVLAMLLWGAFSKNRVGIEGGLLAAVGVLLAAVVSWAFFRTTYQHRLVSSLTLISVLLGIAVAAEATGFTGPALVIWCGCGISALERLPLAAAVPVTSVALASFSAFNSDVWLTTAATVAGMALAGYVLRLDAEARGSAQRLLAQERAARAAEAESAALAERARIAREIHDVLAHSLSAQLVHLEAARLLIENGAERERILERVVAARGMARDGLAETRQALSALRGELTPLEDFLSELLSGTDGAEVTVTGERRPLSAEASQAVRRVAQEALTNVRKHAQGAKVQVGLDYSDHEVTLNVRDSGGLPGELTGSGGGYGLLGMRERAELLGGSLEAGPGEEGFVVTLKVPV, from the coding sequence GTGACGGAAAACCTCTGGACCCGCTGGCCGTCGAGAGAGGCGCTCACCCGCGAGGGAATCAGCCGGCCTCGACGCATGCTCGCCTGGGCCGTGAGGCTGGTCGTGCTCGCGATGCTCCTGTGGGGTGCGTTCAGCAAGAACCGCGTGGGCATCGAGGGAGGGCTCCTCGCGGCAGTGGGGGTGCTCCTCGCCGCTGTCGTCTCCTGGGCCTTCTTCCGGACCACCTACCAGCACCGGCTGGTGTCCTCGCTCACGCTCATCAGCGTGCTCCTGGGCATCGCGGTAGCCGCTGAGGCCACGGGGTTCACAGGACCGGCCCTGGTGATCTGGTGCGGATGCGGAATCAGCGCCCTGGAGCGGCTGCCGCTTGCCGCGGCCGTACCCGTGACATCCGTGGCACTGGCCTCATTCTCCGCGTTCAACAGCGACGTGTGGCTCACCACGGCCGCCACGGTGGCGGGCATGGCCCTCGCCGGATACGTCCTGCGGCTGGACGCGGAAGCCCGGGGGAGCGCGCAGCGGCTCCTTGCCCAGGAGCGTGCGGCCAGAGCCGCCGAGGCCGAGTCCGCCGCGCTGGCAGAGCGGGCCCGGATCGCCCGCGAGATCCACGACGTGCTGGCCCACAGCCTCTCGGCGCAGCTGGTGCACCTGGAGGCCGCCCGGCTGCTGATCGAGAACGGCGCCGAGCGTGAACGGATCCTGGAGCGGGTGGTGGCCGCGCGGGGCATGGCCCGCGACGGGCTGGCGGAGACCCGGCAGGCGCTGTCCGCGCTGCGGGGTGAGCTGACCCCGCTGGAGGACTTCCTGAGTGAACTCCTCAGCGGAACCGACGGTGCCGAGGTCACCGTCACGGGTGAACGCAGGCCCCTGTCGGCCGAGGCCTCCCAGGCCGTGCGCCGGGTTGCGCAGGAGGCACTCACCAACGTCCGCAAACACGCCCAAGGCGCCAAAGTACAGGTGGGTCTCGACTACAGCGACCACGAAGTGACGCTGAACGTACGGGACTCGGGTGGACTGCCGGGCGAACTCACGGGGTCCGGAGGCGGGTACGGTCTGCTGGGTATGCGCGAGCGGGCCGAGCTGCTGGGCGGCTCGCTGGAGGCGGGGCCGGGCGAGGAGGGGTTCGTGGTGACGCTGAAGGTGCCGGTATGA
- a CDS encoding response regulator transcription factor: protein MTEAEEEKKPARVVVADDQTVVREGIVMLLGLLPGVEVVGAAGDGEEAVQLVAELAPDVVLMDLRMPRCDGVEATRRIRAQYPGTQVVVLTTYADDESLFPALRAGARGYLTKDAGGDEIVRAVESVLSGDAGLSPSVQRRLLERLSQPEPRPEPAAETPPDGLTARETEVLRLIAEGLSNQEIARSLHVSTATVKTHINNLFSKTGLKDRAQAVRYAYSKGLVRPPAQ from the coding sequence ATGACCGAGGCGGAGGAGGAGAAGAAGCCCGCGCGGGTGGTGGTCGCCGATGACCAGACCGTGGTGCGGGAAGGCATCGTGATGCTGCTCGGCCTGTTGCCCGGAGTGGAGGTCGTCGGTGCGGCGGGAGACGGAGAGGAAGCGGTGCAACTGGTCGCGGAACTCGCCCCGGACGTTGTCCTGATGGATCTCAGGATGCCCCGCTGCGACGGAGTCGAGGCCACTAGGAGGATCCGGGCGCAGTATCCCGGCACCCAGGTCGTGGTGCTCACGACGTACGCGGACGACGAGTCGCTGTTCCCCGCGCTGCGGGCCGGCGCCCGGGGCTATCTGACCAAGGACGCGGGCGGCGACGAGATCGTGCGTGCGGTGGAGAGCGTGCTCTCGGGGGACGCGGGGCTGTCGCCGAGTGTCCAGCGCCGGTTGCTGGAGCGGCTGTCGCAGCCCGAGCCCAGACCGGAGCCGGCCGCCGAGACTCCGCCCGACGGGCTGACCGCGCGCGAGACCGAGGTTCTGCGGTTGATCGCCGAGGGGCTCAGCAACCAGGAGATCGCCCGCAGCCTGCATGTGTCGACCGCGACGGTGAAGACACACATCAACAATCTCTTCTCCAAAACGGGTCTCAAGGACCGGGCGCAGGCGGTGCGTTACGCCTACAGCAAGGGGCTGGTGAGACCGCCCGCGCAGTGA
- a CDS encoding DUF485 domain-containing protein, with translation MQSSNGRARGAGDDPDSSAGNREDHGAPAHDVTYEDPWYDAPASGWGERDGVGMPVPVVPSAREERSGPGARARDVYVEVQRSEAFQEVRSRYRRFVVPGVAVFLSWYVGYVIAATTAPGLMARPVAGAVNVGMLAGLGQFLSTFLLTWAYARHARLRRDRAALELRWDTQELARGAQGGAL, from the coding sequence ATGCAGTCAAGCAACGGTCGTGCCCGCGGAGCGGGGGACGATCCCGACAGTTCGGCCGGGAACCGGGAAGATCACGGTGCGCCCGCGCACGATGTGACGTACGAGGATCCCTGGTACGACGCGCCGGCCTCCGGCTGGGGTGAGCGGGACGGCGTCGGCATGCCGGTGCCGGTGGTGCCGTCCGCTCGCGAGGAGCGGAGCGGACCGGGGGCCCGTGCACGCGACGTGTACGTCGAGGTGCAGCGCAGCGAGGCCTTCCAGGAGGTGCGCAGCAGGTACCGGCGGTTCGTCGTCCCTGGAGTCGCCGTCTTCCTCTCCTGGTACGTGGGATATGTGATCGCTGCCACGACGGCGCCAGGACTTATGGCCCGGCCCGTGGCGGGAGCGGTGAACGTGGGCATGCTGGCCGGGCTCGGCCAGTTCCTCAGCACGTTCCTGCTCACGTGGGCCTACGCCAGGCACGCGCGGCTGCGCCGGGACCGCGCGGCGCTGGAGCTGCGCTGGGACACCCAGGAGCTGGCTCGCGGAGCGCAGGGAGGCGCCTTGTGA